In a genomic window of Flavobacterium crassostreae:
- a CDS encoding peptidoglycan DD-metalloendopeptidase family protein has protein sequence MNRLETLLSQTKNVFVLPESIPLDQYTPLNLATSNPKLHNLAINNAAEFENFIEKHIADHHAKVAYGGYNEERNIYQRSTIFKTNDQLERNIHIGMDFWINASTPILSALDGVVHSFKNNSELGDYGPTIILQHQLEERSFYTLYGHLSLESLENLHVGTFFKKGQQLGTLGCAAVNGDYAPHLHFQIIKDIANHEGDYPGVCNKETLNYYLENCPDPNLLLKIKT, from the coding sequence ATGAACCGTTTAGAAACCTTATTGAGCCAAACCAAAAATGTTTTTGTACTTCCGGAATCTATCCCTTTGGATCAGTACACGCCATTAAATTTAGCTACATCCAATCCTAAATTGCATAATCTGGCAATTAATAATGCTGCTGAATTTGAAAATTTCATAGAAAAACATATCGCAGATCATCATGCAAAAGTGGCCTATGGCGGCTATAACGAAGAGCGAAATATATACCAACGTAGCACTATTTTTAAGACCAACGACCAGTTAGAACGCAACATACATATTGGTATGGATTTCTGGATAAATGCAAGTACTCCTATCCTATCTGCTCTGGATGGTGTGGTACACAGTTTTAAAAACAATTCAGAACTAGGAGATTATGGCCCTACCATAATATTACAGCACCAACTAGAAGAGCGGTCATTTTATACCTTATACGGGCATTTATCTCTAGAAAGCTTAGAGAATCTCCATGTGGGCACTTTTTTTAAAAAAGGACAACAGTTAGGCACCTTAGGTTGTGCTGCAGTAAATGGAGATTATGCCCCGCATTTGCATTTTCAGATTATAAAAGATATTGCAAATCATGAAGGAGACTATCCCGGAGTTTGTAACAAAGAGACATTAAATTACTATTTAGAAAATTGTCCTGATCCTAATTTATTATTAAAAATCAAAACCTAA
- a CDS encoding Dps family protein yields the protein MKPTIGITDKNLKNNITILESTLADAVTLYTKTRKFHWNVSGQSFMEIHKLFENQYKELEANIDEIAERINKLGGKTIGTMAEFKELTRLKESPNVYPDQKEMLKELLADNETIVVQLRKDIETIEDETKDIGTADFMTGLLQDHETTAWILRRYLS from the coding sequence ATGAAACCAACAATTGGAATTACAGACAAAAACCTCAAAAACAACATTACGATACTCGAATCAACCCTTGCAGATGCAGTAACTCTGTATACTAAAACAAGAAAATTTCATTGGAATGTTTCTGGACAAAGTTTTATGGAAATTCATAAATTGTTTGAAAATCAATACAAAGAACTAGAAGCAAACATTGATGAAATTGCCGAGAGAATCAATAAATTGGGTGGTAAAACCATAGGAACTATGGCAGAGTTTAAAGAATTAACCCGATTAAAAGAATCTCCAAATGTATATCCAGATCAAAAAGAAATGCTAAAAGAATTGTTAGCAGACAACGAGACTATAGTGGTCCAATTACGCAAAGATATTGAAACCATTGAAGATGAAACTAAAGATATTGGAACTGCAGATTTCATGACTGGCTTATTGCAAGATCACGAAACAACTGCTTGGATTTTAAGAAGATACTTGAGCTAA
- a CDS encoding porin family protein codes for MKKSRKIVLASFLFSCLAFTTAKAQYTSSDQPKIGFKGGVNFSNMYAEDVDDQNVLTGFNAGLFAKLPIAKSLAIQPEVYYTTKGAEVTYDNAFIKGNSKFKVNYVEVPVLLVVNLTEKFNIHAGPYAAYMVSGKATTESSVLDVDQDLDTNDFNKFDAGIAAGVGIDLELLSFGVRYNYGLTKVGKERSFAGTNYTFPDAKNSVLNVYVGLNLN; via the coding sequence ATGAAAAAATCAAGAAAAATAGTTTTAGCAAGTTTCTTATTTAGCTGTCTGGCTTTTACTACCGCAAAGGCACAATATACATCCTCAGACCAACCAAAAATTGGTTTCAAAGGAGGTGTAAACTTCTCTAATATGTATGCCGAAGACGTAGATGACCAAAATGTGCTCACGGGTTTTAATGCAGGACTTTTTGCCAAGTTGCCTATTGCTAAATCTCTTGCAATACAACCAGAGGTGTATTATACTACCAAAGGTGCAGAGGTGACTTATGACAATGCTTTTATAAAAGGAAATTCTAAATTTAAAGTAAATTATGTAGAAGTTCCGGTATTGTTGGTGGTAAATCTGACCGAAAAATTTAATATTCATGCTGGACCTTATGCGGCTTATATGGTAAGCGGTAAAGCAACAACCGAATCTTCTGTTTTAGACGTAGATCAAGACTTAGATACCAATGACTTTAATAAATTTGATGCAGGTATAGCCGCTGGAGTTGGTATTGACTTAGAATTATTGAGTTTTGGTGTACGTTACAACTATGGTTTGACCAAAGTGGGTAAAGAAAGAAGTTTTGCGGGTACCAACTACACTTTTCCAGATGCAAAAAACAGTGTCTTAAATGTATACGTAGGACTTAATTTAAACTAA
- a CDS encoding lmo0937 family membrane protein, translating into MSNLLYTIAVILIIFWAIGFFAYSAGAIIHILLVIAIIAILLRLIQGKSL; encoded by the coding sequence ATGAGCAACTTATTATATACTATAGCCGTAATTTTAATTATTTTTTGGGCAATCGGGTTTTTTGCATATAGCGCAGGAGCCATCATACATATCTTATTGGTTATAGCCATTATCGCTATCCTTTTAAGATTAATTCAAGGAAAAAGTTTGTAA
- a CDS encoding YtxH domain-containing protein gives MKTDNVILGVLGGLAAGAILGILYAPDKGEKTRKRIKDKSMDCADDLKCKLDAVVENISEKYNDLKKESKEMYAEGKSKIEQAHQDLENQAKNLKA, from the coding sequence ATGAAAACAGATAACGTAATTTTAGGAGTTTTAGGCGGTTTAGCTGCAGGAGCAATTTTAGGAATATTATACGCTCCAGACAAAGGCGAAAAAACCAGAAAAAGAATTAAGGATAAGAGCATGGATTGTGCAGACGATCTGAAATGCAAGTTGGATGCTGTAGTAGAAAATATTTCAGAAAAATACAACGACTTAAAAAAAGAGAGTAAAGAAATGTATGCGGAAGGAAAATCCAAAATAGAGCAAGCGCACCAAGATTTAGAGAACCAAGCCAAAAATTTGAAAGCATAA
- a CDS encoding APC family permease has product MKEIVHKKLNELQATAICGNDISSSCLYVSALTIMYAGQYAWISLLFVAIVLFLFRKIYGEVVGALPLNGGAYNVLLNTSSKRLASIAATLTVLSYMATAVISASEGMHYLHNIAPGINIPIATIIVLLIFTALAIVGIGESAIVAVGIFITHLTTLSLLVIASVWFIFRNGLEVFDLNWSLPISSGTIVNALFLGFSAAMLGISGFESSANFVEEQEAGVFPKTLRNMWAIVSFFNPVIALLLICIIPLAQVGEHQESLLAFLGQTTGGSWLAYLISIDAVLVLCGAVLTSFVGVSGLLNRMTLDRILPNYFLKQNKRGSNYRIIISFLILCISVLLVTKGNIIALAGVYTFSFLAVMGLFGIGNLLLKFKRKKLPRPEKARGISVVVAVTFIIVAFIGNMKLNIDSFYTFLQYLIPAFGFVAIMLNRSLLIRLLIEALEYFYKPLRKMVIFSNRYLLKMHLKINSQEFVFFTKGDDVAIINKVMQYVQNNETTKKLKIVNINKDHDDNELLIKDLRVLDRAYPDIDIEFIELDGVFGPEIIDTLSKEWNIPKNFMFIGSPGDRFSYRVSELGGVRLIM; this is encoded by the coding sequence ATGAAAGAAATTGTACACAAAAAACTGAATGAATTACAAGCAACAGCAATTTGCGGAAACGATATTAGTTCTTCCTGTTTGTATGTTTCTGCACTTACGATTATGTATGCAGGACAATATGCTTGGATTTCCTTATTATTTGTTGCAATAGTACTGTTTTTATTTAGAAAAATATACGGCGAAGTAGTTGGTGCGCTTCCATTAAATGGAGGTGCTTATAATGTACTATTGAACACCTCTTCTAAAAGACTTGCGTCAATAGCAGCCACTTTGACGGTTTTATCCTATATGGCAACTGCCGTAATTTCGGCCTCAGAAGGAATGCATTACTTACATAATATAGCTCCTGGGATTAACATACCGATTGCAACGATAATTGTATTGTTAATCTTTACGGCATTAGCCATTGTAGGTATCGGCGAATCTGCTATTGTGGCAGTAGGTATTTTTATAACCCATTTAACCACATTAAGTTTATTGGTTATAGCCTCGGTTTGGTTTATTTTCAGGAATGGACTTGAGGTATTTGACCTAAATTGGAGTCTACCCATTAGTTCTGGAACTATTGTGAACGCCTTGTTTTTAGGATTCTCTGCAGCAATGTTAGGAATATCGGGTTTTGAAAGTTCGGCAAATTTTGTAGAAGAGCAAGAAGCCGGTGTTTTTCCAAAAACACTACGTAATATGTGGGCAATTGTTAGTTTTTTCAATCCCGTAATCGCTTTATTACTGATATGTATCATACCACTAGCTCAAGTTGGCGAACACCAAGAATCTTTGCTTGCCTTTTTGGGCCAGACTACAGGTGGTTCATGGTTGGCTTACTTAATTTCTATAGATGCTGTTTTAGTACTCTGTGGTGCAGTATTAACCTCTTTTGTTGGGGTTTCTGGTTTATTAAACCGCATGACTTTGGATCGAATTTTGCCAAACTACTTTTTGAAACAAAATAAAAGAGGCTCTAATTATAGAATTATTATTAGTTTTTTAATACTCTGTATTTCGGTATTGCTTGTTACCAAAGGAAACATTATTGCCCTTGCAGGGGTATATACTTTTTCGTTTTTGGCAGTAATGGGCTTATTCGGGATTGGAAATTTATTATTAAAATTTAAAAGAAAAAAATTACCAAGACCAGAGAAAGCCCGTGGTATCTCTGTTGTAGTAGCCGTTACATTTATCATTGTAGCATTTATTGGCAATATGAAGTTAAACATTGATTCGTTTTATACTTTTTTACAATACCTAATTCCAGCATTTGGTTTTGTAGCCATTATGCTCAACCGCTCTCTTTTAATCCGACTTTTAATTGAAGCTTTAGAGTATTTTTATAAACCTTTACGCAAGATGGTTATTTTTAGTAACCGATACTTATTGAAGATGCATCTAAAGATAAACTCACAAGAATTTGTGTTTTTTACAAAAGGAGATGACGTTGCAATTATTAACAAAGTAATGCAATACGTTCAGAATAACGAGACCACCAAAAAATTAAAAATTGTAAACATCAATAAAGATCATGATGATAATGAATTATTGATAAAAGACCTTAGAGTACTGGATCGTGCCTATCCAGATATTGATATTGAGTTTATTGAACTAGACGGCGTTTTTGGGCCTGAAATTATTGATACCCTATCCAAAGAATGGAATATTCCCAAAAACTTTATGTTTATTGGTTCTCCTGGAGACCGTTTTTCTTATCGTGTTTCAGAGCTTGGTGGCGTACGTCTAATTATGTAA
- a CDS encoding mechanosensitive ion channel family protein → MKEILEYTLFQIGNYDLKIITIFKLIAFILIVLIFLKVVRKTIYKIDKIDIGKKYSIYNLVKYLIIVIAIIVGLEMFGFNLSVLVAGSAALLVGVGLGLQNLFSDFVSGIILLVDSSVKVNDVLESNGLVCTVKEINLRTTTVLTRDDKYIILPNSDLTKNQLINWTHSDLTSRFDVSVGVDYSSNVNQVMQLLHQAVTEQEGILQDPKPFVRFNEFGDSSLNFAIYFWSEDVFRVENRKSELRIRIFELFQQNNITIPFPQRVVHLNQ, encoded by the coding sequence ATGAAAGAAATTTTAGAGTACACGCTATTTCAGATAGGAAATTATGACCTAAAAATTATAACTATATTTAAACTTATTGCTTTTATATTAATTGTTCTTATTTTTCTAAAAGTAGTTCGAAAAACTATTTATAAAATAGATAAAATAGATATTGGCAAAAAATATTCTATTTATAATTTAGTCAAATACCTAATTATTGTTATTGCCATAATTGTAGGTTTAGAAATGTTTGGTTTTAACCTATCGGTACTCGTGGCAGGATCTGCGGCATTATTGGTAGGTGTTGGTTTGGGTTTACAAAACTTGTTTAGTGATTTTGTTTCCGGAATCATTTTATTGGTAGACTCATCCGTAAAAGTAAATGATGTTTTAGAATCCAATGGTCTTGTTTGTACCGTTAAAGAAATCAATTTAAGAACCACTACCGTACTAACCAGAGATGACAAATACATCATTTTACCAAATTCGGATCTTACCAAAAACCAATTAATCAACTGGACTCACAGTGATTTGACCTCTAGATTTGACGTTTCTGTTGGAGTAGATTATAGCTCCAACGTAAACCAAGTAATGCAATTACTACACCAAGCCGTTACCGAACAAGAAGGCATTCTGCAAGACCCTAAACCCTTTGTTCGGTTTAATGAATTTGGAGATTCTTCCTTAAATTTTGCTATTTATTTTTGGTCTGAAGATGTTTTTAGAGTAGAAAATCGTAAAAGCGAACTCCGCATCAGAATTTTTGAATTATTCCAACAAAACAACATCACCATTCCGTTTCCGCAACGAGTGGTACACTTAAACCAATAA
- a CDS encoding mechanosensitive ion channel family protein: protein MEEQIQEYLYNPTVGKIVTLSVGVALIWSFIKIIQKRLLTKIKDNSNHYKAKKISSFIGYVLSILLLTIVFSDKLGGVTVALGVAGAGVAFALQEVIASFAGWLAIMLGGFYDTGDRVQLGGIKGDVMDIGVLRTTIMETGQWVDGDLYNGRIVLIANSYVFKEPVFNYSGEFPFLWDEIKIPIQYGSNYKKAQEIILNAGKAVAEELPATSKEKWHSLQNKYRLEEAQTKPMVSLVANDNWAEYTLRYVVDYKKRRVTKTILFTKIMTEIDATNGLVKMASATFQLVQAPDFNINIKK from the coding sequence ATGGAAGAACAAATTCAGGAATACCTCTACAATCCAACCGTTGGAAAAATAGTAACACTTAGTGTCGGTGTAGCTCTAATTTGGTCTTTTATCAAAATAATTCAAAAAAGACTGCTCACAAAAATAAAAGATAACAGCAACCATTACAAAGCAAAAAAAATTAGTAGTTTTATTGGATATGTATTATCCATACTGTTACTCACCATTGTTTTTAGTGATAAATTAGGAGGCGTTACCGTTGCCCTAGGAGTTGCAGGAGCTGGAGTAGCCTTTGCTTTACAAGAAGTTATAGCTTCTTTTGCCGGTTGGCTAGCTATAATGCTTGGCGGATTTTATGACACTGGAGATCGGGTACAATTGGGTGGTATCAAAGGAGATGTAATGGATATTGGGGTATTAAGAACTACCATTATGGAAACCGGACAATGGGTTGATGGAGATCTCTACAATGGCCGTATTGTACTTATTGCCAATAGTTACGTATTCAAAGAGCCTGTTTTTAACTACTCTGGAGAATTCCCTTTTTTGTGGGACGAAATAAAAATTCCTATTCAGTACGGAAGTAATTACAAAAAAGCACAAGAAATAATTTTAAATGCAGGCAAAGCAGTTGCAGAAGAACTCCCAGCAACCTCTAAAGAAAAATGGCACTCTTTACAGAACAAATACCGCCTAGAAGAAGCTCAGACAAAACCAATGGTATCTTTGGTAGCCAATGATAATTGGGCAGAATATACTCTACGTTACGTGGTGGATTACAAAAAAAGAAGAGTTACCAAAACTATTTTATTTACCAAAATAATGACCGAGATAGACGCAACCAATGGGTTGGTAAAAATGGCCTCAGCAACCTTTCAGCTGGTTCAAGCACCCGATTTCAATATTAACATTAAAAAATAA
- a CDS encoding cation:proton antiporter: MDFFHLFSILIVLSAGFAYINFRVLKLPNAIGLMFVSLIFSFFILLIGYYFPGFKENVASKMNNINFSELLLEGMLSFMLFAGAIHIKFKDLNNEKLSILLFSTISVLISTFVIGFASYYILNLIGIPVELIHAMLFGALISPTDPIAVLSILKSAGVSKSLETKIAGESLFNDGVAVVVFITILKLAKPGTNLDISSILLLFGQEAIGGLILGIAIGYIGYKLIASIDNYQVEVLITLAIVMGGYTLAHYTHVSGPLAMVAAGLITGNQGKSLGMSDVTSEYIDKFWELIDEILNAVLFVLIGLELLIIQTNPKIFIAAVILLFVTLITRYISVYIPSIAVRLKERIHQKTLLILTWGGLRGGISIALALSIAPEYNKDIWVTITYVIVCFSILVQGMTIGKFAKKMQ, from the coding sequence ATGGATTTTTTTCATCTTTTCTCAATACTTATTGTACTATCGGCAGGCTTTGCCTACATTAATTTTAGAGTTTTAAAATTACCCAATGCCATTGGACTGATGTTTGTTTCCTTAATTTTTTCTTTTTTTATACTACTTATTGGGTATTATTTTCCTGGCTTTAAAGAAAATGTTGCTTCCAAAATGAATAACATTAATTTTAGTGAATTATTACTCGAAGGCATGCTAAGTTTTATGCTTTTTGCGGGAGCAATACATATTAAATTTAAAGATTTAAATAATGAAAAACTCAGCATATTATTGTTCTCTACCATAAGTGTATTGATTAGTACCTTTGTTATTGGCTTTGCAAGTTATTATATACTAAACCTAATCGGAATTCCGGTAGAATTGATCCATGCCATGCTATTTGGAGCGTTAATATCTCCTACAGATCCCATTGCAGTACTAAGTATTTTAAAGAGCGCAGGAGTCAGTAAATCATTAGAGACCAAAATCGCTGGAGAATCTTTATTCAATGATGGTGTAGCGGTAGTGGTTTTTATAACCATCCTAAAGTTAGCCAAACCAGGAACTAATCTAGATATCAGTAGCATCTTACTGTTGTTTGGGCAAGAAGCCATAGGTGGTCTAATTTTAGGTATTGCCATTGGTTATATTGGATACAAACTCATAGCCAGTATTGATAACTACCAGGTAGAAGTACTAATCACCCTTGCCATTGTTATGGGTGGATACACTCTAGCACATTATACCCATGTTTCTGGACCATTAGCCATGGTTGCGGCAGGATTAATAACCGGTAATCAAGGTAAAAGTTTAGGAATGTCTGATGTAACTAGTGAATATATTGATAAATTCTGGGAATTAATTGACGAGATATTAAATGCTGTCTTATTTGTTTTAATAGGTTTAGAGCTGTTAATTATACAAACCAATCCAAAAATATTTATTGCTGCCGTAATCCTATTATTTGTAACCCTAATTACAAGATACATTTCTGTTTATATTCCTTCTATTGCAGTACGTCTAAAAGAACGAATCCACCAAAAAACATTGCTTATTTTGACTTGGGGTGGTTTAAGAGGCGGAATTTCTATTGCATTAGCCTTATCTATAGCGCCGGAATATAACAAAGATATATGGGTTACGATTACCTATGTGATTGTATGTTTTTCAATATTAGTACAAGGAATGACCATAGGAAAATTTGCCAAAAAAATGCAGTAA
- a CDS encoding o-succinylbenzoate synthase: MKATYHQYILNFKQPSGTSRGVLVQKETWFIQLQKDGKRAIGECGLLRGLSIDDRPDYEAKLAWTCQNIHLGEKALWEALIEFPSIQFGVEMAFRSWSSNTPFLLFPSAFSQGTQSIAINGLVWMGDTQFMKQQIQQKLADGFRCIKLKIGALDFDKELELIAFIRENFTANQIEIRVDANGAFDTSDALSKLEQLSGLELHSIEQPIAKNHTDTMAELCKNTPLPIALDEELIGVFTIQDKEALLLKIKPQYLILKPSFVGGFRGTQEWITLAEKHQIGWWITSALESNIGLNAIAQWTFLKQNLLPQGLGTGALYTNNLDSPLVVSNGQLWYDSSIDWHLDWDSFLY; this comes from the coding sequence GTGAAAGCAACCTACCACCAATACATACTAAATTTTAAACAACCCTCTGGAACCTCCAGAGGAGTTTTAGTCCAAAAAGAAACCTGGTTTATACAACTACAAAAAGACGGCAAAAGAGCCATAGGCGAGTGTGGCTTGTTACGCGGTTTGAGTATCGATGACAGACCAGATTATGAAGCCAAATTAGCGTGGACCTGCCAAAACATACACCTAGGCGAAAAAGCACTTTGGGAAGCCTTGATAGAGTTTCCATCCATACAATTTGGTGTAGAAATGGCATTTCGATCCTGGTCCAGCAACACGCCTTTTTTATTGTTTCCTTCTGCCTTTTCGCAAGGTACCCAATCCATTGCAATCAACGGATTGGTTTGGATGGGAGATACCCAATTTATGAAACAACAAATACAACAAAAACTAGCAGATGGATTCCGTTGTATCAAACTAAAAATTGGTGCCCTAGATTTTGATAAAGAACTGGAGTTAATAGCCTTTATCCGAGAAAACTTTACGGCAAATCAGATAGAAATAAGAGTAGATGCAAACGGTGCATTCGATACTAGTGATGCTTTAAGTAAATTAGAACAATTATCTGGTTTAGAACTACATAGTATAGAGCAGCCTATTGCTAAAAATCATACTGACACTATGGCAGAGTTGTGCAAAAACACTCCTTTGCCTATAGCCTTAGACGAAGAGCTAATTGGAGTATTTACGATCCAAGATAAGGAGGCTTTATTGCTCAAAATAAAGCCCCAATATCTTATTTTAAAACCTAGTTTTGTAGGTGGTTTTAGAGGCACACAAGAGTGGATAACCTTAGCCGAAAAACACCAAATAGGGTGGTGGATTACTTCTGCTTTAGAGAGCAATATTGGTTTAAATGCTATTGCGCAATGGACCTTTTTAAAACAAAATTTATTGCCCCAAGGTTTAGGAACTGGCGCCCTTTATACCAATAATTTGGACAGTCCATTGGTGGTTAGCAACGGGCAATTGTGGTATGATTCCTCTATAGATTGGCATTTGGATTGGGATTCCTTTCTGTACTAA
- a CDS encoding tetratricopeptide repeat protein produces MKKIYYLLWLFLLQQSLQAQQDGYWDKERSITQEIQVTARERALFKVEDLPVGTTELLYRITILDDKQQLASSLVSLLKAIPDPTGISQGSAGAVFLMSKISGQDKCKYALFTQKEQATSYQKTGNTDQSCYHQETPVSKDAKRLVLDQSSCIQANKNNLWFGFESSNWFMSQKIVLEIVPWVDTKSSRGWTLENRKTIIQSCKTSVMARKMQNSDDFCICIEEKIEKKYKFQEFQKLLPIEQAKNYKTFGENCFIETGALKTQNDALRAAAQRFEKNADYSNAIAQYHQIIATQKANTSDYSAIGYNYILTKQYAKAIQFLNQGQQADPTELLIQLRLAHAYLLNNQYQNAKALHKTYQYQNVTSTQSWAEQTQNDFKIFKNAGLPTEDFDRILKLLK; encoded by the coding sequence GTGAAAAAAATATACTACCTATTATGGCTTTTTTTGCTCCAGCAATCCCTACAAGCACAACAAGACGGCTACTGGGACAAAGAGCGGTCCATCACCCAAGAAATCCAAGTCACCGCCCGAGAGAGAGCACTTTTTAAAGTAGAAGACCTTCCTGTAGGAACCACAGAACTCCTCTACAGAATCACCATTTTGGATGACAAACAACAACTAGCCAGTAGTTTAGTTTCGTTACTAAAAGCCATACCCGATCCCACTGGCATCAGCCAAGGATCCGCAGGAGCCGTATTTTTAATGTCCAAAATTTCAGGTCAAGACAAATGCAAATACGCTCTATTTACTCAAAAAGAACAAGCAACATCCTACCAAAAAACCGGCAACACAGACCAATCCTGCTACCACCAAGAAACCCCCGTAAGCAAAGATGCCAAGCGTCTGGTTTTGGACCAATCCAGTTGCATACAAGCAAACAAAAACAATTTGTGGTTTGGCTTTGAAAGCTCCAACTGGTTTATGTCCCAAAAAATAGTTCTAGAAATAGTACCCTGGGTAGACACCAAATCCAGTCGAGGCTGGACCTTAGAAAACCGAAAAACAATAATCCAATCCTGCAAAACCTCGGTAATGGCCAGAAAAATGCAAAACTCGGATGATTTTTGTATTTGCATCGAAGAAAAAATAGAAAAAAAATACAAATTTCAAGAATTTCAAAAACTACTACCCATCGAGCAAGCCAAAAATTACAAAACCTTTGGCGAGAACTGTTTTATAGAAACCGGTGCACTCAAAACCCAAAACGATGCCCTTAGAGCAGCAGCACAACGTTTTGAAAAAAACGCAGACTACAGCAACGCAATTGCCCAATACCACCAAATTATAGCCACCCAAAAAGCAAACACATCAGATTATAGCGCCATAGGCTACAATTACATCTTGACCAAACAATACGCCAAAGCCATCCAGTTTTTAAACCAAGGACAGCAAGCAGACCCCACAGAACTCCTAATTCAGCTACGTCTTGCCCATGCCTACTTGTTAAACAACCAATACCAAAATGCCAAAGCGCTACATAAAACCTACCAATACCAAAACGTAACCAGTACCCAAAGCTGGGCAGAACAAACCCAAAATGATTTTAAAATATTTAAAAATGCAGGATTACCAACCGAAGATTTTGACAGAATTTTAAAACTACTAAAATAA
- a CDS encoding metal-dependent hydrolase → MKITYYGHASLGIEVGQKHLLVDPFISQNPLAASIDIAAIKADYILLTHAHADHIQDVETIAKRTNATIVSNAEIAAYYSAKGYTTHPMNHGGSWDFDFGKLKFVNAIHSSSFPDGTYGGNPGGFVIEGEHKNIYLAGDTALSMDMQLIPMRTKLDLAVLPIGNNFTMDIQDAIIASNFVGCDKILGYHYDTFDYIKINHQQAIKAFFDAQKDLMLLDIGQSISL, encoded by the coding sequence ATGAAAATCACCTATTACGGACACGCCTCCTTAGGCATAGAAGTAGGCCAAAAACACCTACTAGTAGATCCCTTTATATCCCAAAATCCCTTAGCAGCATCCATAGATATAGCCGCAATAAAAGCAGACTATATATTACTGACCCATGCCCACGCAGACCACATTCAAGACGTCGAAACCATTGCCAAGCGTACCAATGCCACTATAGTATCCAATGCCGAAATAGCCGCCTATTATAGCGCCAAAGGATATACAACCCACCCCATGAACCACGGAGGAAGTTGGGATTTTGATTTCGGAAAACTAAAATTTGTCAACGCCATCCACTCCAGCTCCTTTCCAGACGGAACCTACGGAGGCAATCCAGGCGGTTTTGTTATCGAAGGTGAACACAAAAACATCTACCTAGCCGGAGATACCGCCCTAAGCATGGACATGCAATTAATCCCCATGCGCACCAAGTTAGACCTAGCCGTTCTACCCATAGGCAACAACTTTACCATGGACATCCAAGACGCCATAATAGCCTCCAATTTTGTAGGCTGTGACAAAATTCTCGGATACCATTACGACACCTTTGATTACATCAAAATCAACCACCAGCAAGCCATCAAAGCCTTTTTTGACGCCCAAAAAGACCTCATGCTGCTAGATATCGGGCAGAGCATCAGCCTATAA